The DNA region GAAGATAGACAGCAGCAAAGCATGGTTTGCGTTATACACCAGTGttttataaaaagttgtttCTCACTGCGTTCCAAAATTGTGTCTTTCtgctattttcaaaaacatgatttttaataaaaacacaaagccAAACACATGGCTTCAAGTGTTTTCTTCCAATAATGCATGTTTTAGTTTAGAAAACGTGGGGCCAAATGGACCTTAGATGCTCTCTCATCTTATATTCATGGTGTATCCTATTTAGGGTTGAAAACGAACTAAGATTTGTTGAGTAGTGAATGTTTAAGCTGAGCTtaacaacaaaagtaaaatgTTCAAGCTAGCTCAAGCCTGCAAGCCTACAAATAAAGAAGCGTtgtaaaacatgggttttacacCTTCCAATTTCTACATGTCACATCGATATTTTACAAAACAATGAATAGGGAGAGGCACACTCAATCAATTCTCATCAATACATTTTgccctctccttctctcttcGCCCAAAGCCTCTCTAATCAGACATTTGCGGTCGACCATGACAGCTGCCGCTCGCCACTGCCATATTTGGAAGTGGTCCCCAAGCtcaatcactctctctctctttctatctcagCCTCTCTAGATCATCGTACATTTTCCTTTAGAAATAAGCTCTCTTTGTCATTtagtttttaaaagaaagatttcattcattaattttggTTGGAAATTTTATATGCAAGGGCTTAATACTGCTAGGCATACTGTCAATTTGGGTTCGAGTTGTAAACCTAGGATTGGGAAGAATATTTTCTTGGAGGGTTTTAAGCTTTTGGTTGGGATATGGCTGCTCTTATTTGCTGTTTTGAGATTGGAGTAATGGACATGCAACAACATTCAAAGTCACCACTCTAAGCAAAtagtagagagagaaagttagAGGGAGGAAGAAAGTGGTATCATTGTCGTTGATGGCGATGGCGAGTGGTTTTAGAGGGAAAGAGCAAGAGTGAGAGAGCACGGGTGAAAGACAAAGAAAATGAGTTAGAAGAGAAAAAGCCACCACTGATATGGGGGGGCGGGGGGGTGCCAGATGACAGTTATAGAAGGGAGCACCATATTTTGGAAGTCTAATCCAAGAGCATATAGATGCAGATGAGAAATTATTGTGTTTAGCACTTTCTATTCCTTATTTTATGAAATGTTGATATGACAAGCTCatattggatggtgtaaattataagttttgcACTGCATCCTTATCAAAttcaaaactcttttttttttttgttggcttgGGCTTGGCTTGTAAACAAGCATAAACCTAAGGCTCAAGTTTGtcatgtttataaacaaacaaatataaacaatcTTTTTATTGAGTCAAGCCTGAGCTGTTTATAAACTGTTTGGTTTATTTACTGCCCTAATCTCACTAATCAAATTCTTGGTGAGATCCACCATAAATGTAAAAGGGATGAGCACCACGTTACCGTATTTTGGGATCACCCAATAATTTTTCATGAACATGATAACTTCAATAACACATTTCCTTGTTTGCAATCTTGCTCGTAATTACTCTAGCATTCCGTTGTGAAACAAGGCTTGGCACATGGCTAATAGCATCAATTTTGGTCAAAAAACCTTTGATCTCAAGATTCAAACACAATTTTGTTTCTGATTCATAACAATTACtgaaaaaaccaagaaaaaatatTTCTCCATTTCTCATTACATATacattgtaaggttgaatttattcaatcatgtgttggctttattctatgctaaatttgcttgtaatttaacTATTAGATACCATGTATTTAGGTgagaattatgtaagggtagtgtgtgagagagtgtgaagaaccTCAAGATGTGTGCACTCAAGAAGAGCCTCGCGACTGGCGAGTCGCCAAAGGTgacacacgtgtgaagcatgcaggacagttggagcactacaggacaaaacttcCAGTCTGGCCAGGCAGTTAGATCACAACTCAAACTCGCGACTCATTTCAATCACGAGGTtgagtcgccagaatgccctgtttggatgaaaactgacatttcacattcctcatacaccctactataaatacccttatacccatgaaatgttGAGAGCTTCCAAGaagaattttaagagagaaacctCAAGATGTTGAGAACTACCAATTTgggtttagcttatattcatcatttcgcacatatattgtttgtgtataagcttgtgttgataattttgaaattggAGGTCTAAACGTTCATTTGAGTTTTACATgctatttgaactttcattCACATTTAGAAATAGAGGTATTGTCCAAATTTGCAGCCCATATGTTCCTTCTTTTAGAAATAGAGGTACCTTCCCTGTACGACATCTATATATTTCTTCCATGAGTAGATTGGATTGTTTTATGGCTTCATATAAGACCTACACTATGACAACATCAACACCATGTTGCTTTTTCTCTATATGCTCTAGAATTCTTATGGGTTGAAATTCAGTGGCAAGCCAAGATTTCTGTACATGGGGGGCAAGATTGtaagaagaaattaaatttaaaaatattaatcaatattaaaaaaataaacaaataattgttattcaaaataaataacaatgaaattaataatttcttaatttcataTCATCAATGAACGAAAATAATCAATTTATTGTTAATAACAATCAATGTAAGATAGTAATCAAAATTCATACATTTTAAACATCTAATTTAGTTCGTTCAAATAATTTAAGCCTTGTGGTTGAAGATTACTAAGAAAGTTAAGTAATTAGCTAGAAAAAGTGTAATGAGTCTGTGAGTGATGATAAGGGTAAATTTGGgataaggcaaaaaaaaaagcatgagaCAAGATTGGTGTGATATAGACTTTGGAGTGTAAAGACTACgtagtaacttttttttcccttctttttgaTGCCAAGTTTCACTGTTCCCAAGTCTGGAGTGTTTTGTTTTGCTATCATTGTTCCAagtgtggactgtggagtgttttgttttttatgtcaAGGAAAATATGTATGTGAAATTTTTGGTGGAGTCCAGGGGGCAGTTGccccacccccccccctttGGCTCCGCCCTTAGGTTGAATAGATGGAGGCTCAAATCTACTTTAAATGTCTCCtgtataatgaaattgagaaAAACTTGGTTATACAAACCTTAGCCGCACAAATGgtaatttctctctctaaaaatccTATCTAAGGATGTCTTATGATGTCTTTTAAATAGCATAATAAACAATTCACGAATTGGGCTTGAACTGGGTAAGTTATGGGCTTTTTCGCCTTTCAAATTTTTGCTAATTGCACAATCTTGACAAGTCGAACTAGATGTCGAGCTGGAATCGAACTTATCTCAACTAGTCAAACTTGCAATTGAAATtacaaaaactctttttttcttatgcTGACCTTGAGTTGAACTTGGATCTTTGTCTTGGACTTTAGAATACACACTCAAGACTCACCAAAAACACTATTAATTGATTACATTTTATCATGATTTGccaacctaaaaatatataCTCTACAGACCAAGTGGACTAGGTAGAACACAAAATTGCTCACTACCCACACGAAAGCAAACAATAGGTTCAGTGGAATCAAGTGCAATCGAGGATTGGTCATCCAGTGAAGGACTCCAATGAGAAAAACTGCAGGATATTTTGCAGCAGTAGGATGTAGCACATTCCCAACGCTCCTCCACCCCTTAGACTCACACTCAAGTGTGTATATCTCACCCACCAACTCAAATTTGCAATCCATATCTATGAAAGGAAACGAAACCACAACCTCACAACCTAATACTCATCATTCAAAGGGTCATATCCAAATCCAATAGGAGCACGATATTGAGTGATCTCGGAAATCGAGGGAAGAGTAGTGGACTTTCAAGAACGGAATTACAAACATATGAAGGGCCATCATAATCGGCATGAGGCAAATAAAGCAAGCCATTACATGACCCCGCAAGTTGAAGTGTCCTATTACACCCATCAAATGGGTTTTCAAAACTATGAGGCCCTTGTTGGAATCAAGAACATTTGGTAAAACTTCAATGGTTTTCTTGTTCAACCAACCTAGCTAAGTTTGCCGAGTTCAACCATTATGATGCTCATACTAGTACTACTACAGTGTTTGTCAGCATGTAACTTAGCCAAACAAGGTGAGTGATTCTTGTTTGACAAGTTTTGCAGACATACCTGCACTGAGAGAGGGTTTTGATGGGAAGCTTGGAGAGAATGTCCAAGATTATCTCACCTGGAAGATCTGATATTGTTGATGGTCCCCAAGTTTTCATCAGATTTGATATACTCTTCTTTTGTGGACTAATTACCAATATAAAGAGATAGAAGAGAAACCTAATGGATGGGTGAGAGAGGTGGTGGAGATTACTACtaaaagaagaatatatatgAAGCAAAAGTTGTATATATGAACTTGAATAATTTGGTGGGGTTCACAATGAGGTTGGGAGAGGCTTTTAACATAGGAACCAGgtattgtaggggtattttattattagaatGATTAAATAAGTTGATAGTATGAGTTAAGTTAGttagagttttctttttttttttttttggtagttaaTAATGTTATAAGTGTTTGATGTTTTTAGGCACACGTAAAACACAGAGTAATCATTCCCCTTCAAAACACCTGGAAGTTTTCTCCTTTTATTAATTGTGTAACACTAAACGCAGAAACCATTCCCATAAACAAAATGTGTACAATTCCAAATCAGAAGAACAAGAGTGTAATTATAGAAAACCTCAGGAGAGATTAGAGCCATTTTTCCTATAAGATATTATTACTCCACATTATACAAAGAATGAACACGTCACCACAAACAGGCTCTACAACCATAAATTTCAAAggcagtttttttatttatttttttatattttagaatcaaatttcAAAGACACTTCGAATTTTCAAATACGAAGTGTACATTACCGCTTGCAACATTTCTTGCAGATAAGCCTTAATATCAAGCATAAAGCAATATTGTCAAAAGAGAGTATTTAACTTTTATCTCTTGATTTCAATGACGGTGCTGCAAGGAGTGATGTATGCAAGATGGGGGTTGTTGTTGACCAATAGCAATACCTTTGGCATTAGAACATAACGATGTCGCAGGTCCTCCAGCACCATTGTAAGTTAGGTTGATGTTGTTGAGCTCAATATTCTTACAAGGTTTGCTTTTGCTACAATCAAAAGCAACTGCAATTTTTGAGCTAGAGGTGCCCGTAATGTTTctgaacttaacatcacgaatTTGAACTTGGGAGTCACCCTGCGGATAAAAAATATCACCAACATGGTAAATCAAAATGTATATAACATACATTTTAATCATGAACATAGTCCCACTTTTACCCCGAAAAAAAGAATGTTATGACCAAAGTTACTCAAACCACAAACTTTTGCAAAAAACACAAGCATATGTGACATTATTTGAACAAGAGCTAGGTACCTTTTTACAATTCCGAAGTGGACAATATTGTTGATCAATGATGATGGGGTTGTCGACATTCTCCATGATGatattttcaaaagtaataTTGAAAACATTGCTTGAGTAAGGCCTAGCCCATGTTTTAACCCTCAAGCCATTTTGAGTGCCAATAAAGGTGGAATGTGTCACCGTTAATCCACTAACATCTTCTTCATTTGGTACCCCACCAAGACTTCCAACGCTGATTCCATGGCCCGGGCCACACTTAACGTCCTGAATGTTTATGTCTTTGGATCCAGAACTCAGTGATACACAATCATCTCCGGTGGCTATAATTGAATTGAAGATATTAATATTACTAGATGAACCAATGTGTATTCCATCAGTATTGGGGCTATCTTTGGGTGCTATTATATGGATGTGATCAAATGTCACATGTTGGCACCCAAAAATGTTCACATGGGCACTCTTGCTGTTGATTGAATATAGGTGACTGATTCTTGAATTGGTGACAAAATCTAATCTCAAAGACTGAAAGAAATACATAATGTGAATAATATGTAACTCAAATAGGATTACAATTTAAAAAGTGTTCCTATTAAATTTTGTGAAATGGGAATTGTTTTAAATAAGTTTACAAGTCgtatctaaaaaaattgtaaccaaTAAGTTAACAAATCAAATAtacttaataaatatatataccagATACgtcaatttattataaaaaaaaaaaagtaaccaGACTTCAACACACTGGAGATAGGACATTAAGAAATTAAGTGGtaaaattttatagttttttttttttttttttgacaaaaaggATAGATAAAATTTTATGGTTTGAAGAGGAaagaaactgatttttttttttttaaagaaacataatctttttttaaatagattttaaaGAACATAATGTAAGtacaatgaaaagaaaaacagattaTAGAATTATGAAGTTATATGACGTATAGAAAAGTCTATTGGGTAGAAGCatagaaataaagaaaactaaGAATGATTCATGACAAATGACCCTAACACATGATGATGGGCTACACGATTTTCTAACCCAATTTAAGATGGATTTTTGAAACATGAACTTACAATGGGAAGAGCTTTGCAGTTTGGATCTAAATTGCAAGTATACACATTCCAAGCAGAGAGACCTTGTCCATCCAATTTCCCACCTCCCTTGAGGATCAACCGATCTATGTATTGGAAGGCGATCCAATAataaacattaaatgtagctgCTTTATCTGTAGGAGCCTTCAGGGTCCCTATGATTTGAAATTCCACTTGACCCTTGCATGGCCCTTTCAACATTATAGGCCACAACATATATGTTCCTTGTGGGATTAGTACAAGATTTATCCCTTCAGATTGACAAGCTTTGTTAAATACATATTCAAAAACCTACAAAGacaaacacacacaataaaaaacttgtaaaacaattacatatatttattaaaacgCTTCAATGTTATTGATCCAAGAAAAAATTCTTGGCTTCCATAATTTTATTGAGCGAAAATCACCTTACTGTTATCAGTATTTTCATCGGCAACAGCACCATAGTTCATCAcattaaaaatcatttttccaTACCCAACTTTGGAAATACATGATAATAAAAACATTAGGTACACACaatgaaaaattgatattgaacccatgttttcttcttcacatactactacttgatttttttttctctgctttTATAATGATTATTATAGATAAGAATGGAATAAGAGTAATACTTAAACTAGAGATACAactaaatttcacaaaaatttaataataatattcctAAATTAGCCTACCACCTCACACATGACACGTGTCCAACACAATCGGCAACATTTCTCATATGTTGGCATCCATTTGTTTTGACACTAACACTTTCttgaaaatgaatcatttttcaaaaaacattttttataaaattatctcattttcctatatttggtaGCAACATTAAAATGAGTTAGATAACTATCttttaacttttcttatttAGCTTGGCAtgaaataaagttgttttctagaaatggaaaacaactctatctcactcCAAGCCATCTAGGAAATAACTCTCTCTTGTAGCAAGCtataaataagggaagttaagagatagttttccttttacCCATTTTTTCGTGATAGTaataccaaacactgaaaaatgcaTAATCTATCTTCACATATGGTTTTCCATCGAAACAAACAAAGTGttacaatataataaaagaatcttagtaattaatttttacattatttcaTTGCGCCGCATCAGCCATCTATTTTCAAACCTCTCTGTCTCCTATGAGACACTTCTCCTCCCAAATATTTCAACCTTACATTACACTTTCTCTAACTTTTCTCTTCCATCTATAtacattttttctttccattattTTCCACCTCACCATTACTCTTCCTCCAACCTTtcatctctttctttgtttctttttttttcctttttttttttttaattcttcttcttcccacgctcttttctataaatttgttattctctttccctctccatccatatttttctcacACATAAAAATGagattactctctctctctctctttctctctctctctctctcccaattttttttcttccttttggtGGGTTTTTATTCTTTCCTATACTTTTtgggttgataatttttttttgtttttttagctCCACTTACGGTTGATGCGGTTGGTGTTTTGGTGTTGTGTTCTTTTATTTCTCCATTATAaatcctctttctctctcatatgGCTTTGGTTTGATTTTAGTTTGGATTAGTACTTAGTTGTTTTGAAAGTGAGAATTTGGGTtcatatcaaaacacaatctatGTGGCTATATATTTAGATGTCCctaaaaattgtgatttataaattattgtaaattCTATCTTTTATGCCTTTAATATAGTTTAGGGAGGTAAAGTATACAATGAGTTATAATTTAGGgaggtaaagtgtaatttctacttaaattttagttaagATAAgagaataatatattttaaacttaaaaaattcaattgtatGGAAGAAAATTTAGGAAAACATAATGTGCACTATGACACAAGTTAGAAGAATATTGATCATCtcaacaattattattttttttggctatgtgTGTCTAATTCTTCTCAAAATGACTAAACCTAATATATTatctatagaaaattttaatgaataaattatacattaaaaaagggatggcaatttttcccCGCCCCGCTTAACCTACCCCCTCCCCGCTGCGCCCTGCGCGGGTTTTCCCCGCCCCATAAAGGTGGTGAGGTGAGGATGGGGCAAGAATTTAGTCCCGTAATACGGAGCAAGGCTGGGAtgagtttagactttttagacccaccccacCCCATCCCGCCCCGTGTTGCTAaaggttataattgtaaatttttcataccttaaaaccctactatttaaacaaccataccaatattagcttattttattctacccaatgtggttctttgcctttattttgttatgtgttatactacgagaatttttttttatttttattttttttatgattgtcttgttaaacacttggatacattattcaattttttttctaaaaattgatttgatttgataagATAAATTTAGttctaatttcaagtatatttttactaatgaaataggtttcattaaaaaaattgtactagtcGTAaggcaaattaacaaaaagtagagttttacgaGGTGGGGCGGGGATGGAGTGAGAAGGTTTTTCCCGTCATGCAAGGCGAGGTGAGGATGGGGTAAGACAAAACCATACAGGGTGGGGACGAATATCCTATCCTTCGACCCTGCCCCGCCTCATTGCCATCTCTAACATTATACCATAACTAGTAAGttacccgtgcgatgcacggataatgttgtcatattttatataaaatggttttggagaatgttgtataaatactataacataattattatagaactttatttgtaatgagtctattattaaaaaaaaaatgttgtaaattttaCACATATATCCATTAT from Castanea sativa cultivar Marrone di Chiusa Pesio chromosome 6, ASM4071231v1 includes:
- the LOC142639363 gene encoding exopolygalacturonase-like gives rise to the protein MIFNVMNYGAVADENTDNSKVFEYVFNKACQSEGINLVLIPQGTYMLWPIMLKGPCKGQVEFQIIGTLKAPTDKAATFNVYYWIAFQYIDRLILKGGGKLDGQGLSAWNVYTCNLDPNCKALPISLRLDFVTNSRISHLYSINSKSAHVNIFGCQHVTFDHIHIIAPKDSPNTDGIHIGSSSNINIFNSIIATGDDCVSLSSGSKDINIQDVKCGPGHGISVGSLGGVPNEEDVSGLTVTHSTFIGTQNGLRVKTWARPYSSNVFNITFENIIMENVDNPIIIDQQYCPLRNCKKGDSQVQIRDVKFRNITGTSSSKIAVAFDCSKSKPCKNIELNNINLTYNGAGGPATSLCSNAKGIAIGQQQPPSCIHHSLQHRH